The DNA sequence cacacccatgcaatgtatcccagcatagccagactaatcaatgcaccgcagacgcacgaaccattgggtgttttaactaacccaggtccctcaaatctgctggccacgggatggagctgggattcgaacTCTAGACCTAGAGGTTCCAGACTAGGCAGCTCGatcaacacaccacaccacgttaAACAGGGATTGCAAGTTAGTGAAATCATGTCCCCTAGTTCAAAGTCCTCTAGTTTGTTCTTCAACTTTCACAATAAAATCAATACTCCACGTCTCCACATGATTCAGAATCACAACAAACCCCAAAATTTGATGTCGATCTGCTAGTTGGATCCCATCCCGCTTGAAGCAGCATGCAGATAAATCACAAGAAGAAGCCTATTTAGAGGTTCGGATTAAGAAACAGTTATGAAATTGTTCAAGCAAGATAAAGCATCCAACTTTATTGAAACAAATGGAGTCCGTGCAGATCGTAATATAAAGATATCAACTTTGACACAAGATTAGACTGTTAAACTAGGAACAAAAATTTTGGACTTAGCCCTCAtatatttcatttcatttattCGCTCGAAAGTTTATTTGCTTGGATGATGAAGGTGTGAAGCtaagaagaataattttatCCGTATTGTATAAGGaacaaatgaaaatgaaaaagaaagttaTAGCCACGATGCGATGTGATCCGGTAAAGATGTAACTCTTTGATAAGATGCTTTGAACTACTCACCTGTTTGTAGCTATCTTCTTTACTAGTCGTTTCGATCGAGTGTTCTCAATTTAAGTGTGTTCAATTTTAGACCGGGTCAGtcgacttctttttttttttttttttttttatcgaaataGGATAGCCATTTCAttaaattcagcaagcagtacaaaaacgaaacacccctatggggtcgacagaaagaatcgttcatCAGAACCTCCTAAAAACtctattctagaagaataaaatccAGAAAATCTCCAATACAGCCACCTTTTAGGAATTCCACgcacctttattctaacaaaaatcaagaaacctCGAAGCAGATATAAAATAGAACCAACTAAGGCTTTGGTTTTTACGACCTAGATAAACTTAAGCAATAATAGGAGCAGAAGATGACAAACCACCTTCCACtcccttgacaaagtcagcCAGCCCTTAAAGCTGAGGGCCCAACCCACCCAAGCCCAGCAAGTAATGCTCACATACCATAATGAAGCCCAAAGGGCCCAAGCAGAGATTGCTAAGGACACCTCATAGACTCCACCCCCCTGTTCCAACCCACCATCGTCTTCGATTTGCAACCCGCCGCCGCCACCACAGATGTCGGACATCCCGCTGCTGTAACAGCCACCGTCGAGTAGAACCAAGCTGTCATCCCCGCCAACGAAGGGTCCAGGCCCGAGGAAAGCAAGGCTGTCATTACCTCCTGTAGTCGATACAATTTAACAACCGCCCTTTCCACCACACTTGCAGCCATTATACCCAAGAGCACCGCCATCCAAAGCAACAGTCCCTGAGGCCAAGCAAAGCAGCACACCTTCCACGATGGCGGCACACCAAATATCAACACTTGTAGTAGATGCACCATCGTCCCTTGGACTCGATAGGAATCGGCCCTTCCGATCCGATCTTGACCAACCCAAGACCGGATCACCACTCATCCGCCACCTAGATGCCATCCCAGCAAAAGAGGCCGCATCTTGCACTTCACCGTCGAGCTTGGACGCAGATCCAACAGCGCCCCCAACCCCCAACATCAACATAGCCTCAACGCTACCCAGAGCAACGAGCAAGAGAATAAGCTGACCAAAATCTGCCATAACCGCTATTGACGAGCAACAGCGAGAATTTGAGAAGTCGCTGCCCTGAGGAAGAGGATTCTTAAACCCTAACCGAGCGCTAGGTCTAATTTCTTTTGACTGGTCAGTCGACTTTGTTATGTTAacctattttttttaatacacatTTGTTAGGTTAACTTTTTTGTATAGAATTTTCACTATTTCAATAAATAATTTCCCTTGTGTATTTTATTGTTATCATTTATTTACAAACACAAATTCCGCAGCAAAGCGTAATTTCTAGTTCTAGCtaaacaagaacacaagctctagGTCATGATCGAGATAATGGTTGAGAAGCACCAACACTAGCTCTAGGTCAAATACAAATTGAGGTCTATAGATGAAGCATCACTGCACTATAAAATTTCCCAACATCTTTGTGCTGCAAGCGCAATCTGTTTTTCATAAACATAAAACATTACTTAAATATACAATTGTGCTAAAGAGCTCGGAAAACAAACATAGGCCATATGTACAATaatcaattttgattttccCACCCAGAAATTCTGGCCCATTTATATTCCCATGTGCAATTATTAACCTGTACAAGAAGCTGTCCAAGCTCTAGACAAAACAGCATCCTTTTTTAACAAAGCTTTGAGCCTTCAATCTATTCTGGTCGAAAGCTTACAAGATTAGGGAGGGCAGCAAACTGTAGATTCCTGATTTCAGATGCAGTCACCTTACTGGACTCCAAGGTTAAGGAACGTAGATTCTTCAAAGGCTTTAAATACTGCAATCCCTCATTGGTAATGCGTGAATTTGAAATGTTTAATGACACCAATGCAGTCAAACCTACATTTTCAGACGAAAATGAATGTGAGAAGACCCATGAATGTCAACAAAAGAGATGTTAAATTAAACGGTTTTAACATATGCGCTCCACTAATTGCCCAAGGGACTGGAATTTGGCATCAGTTGCAACAAATGATCCCGGAAAAAATACAGCAATTGCCCACATATCCCCCAATGTAAGTCTAATTCAACGACAGTATAAGGAAACCAATTACATTGACCAGAAATTAAGATTATGAAGCTGAATATACCAGAAATCACTTCCAAGGATTTATCAGTCAAGTTGCAGTTCTGCGACAAATTTAGCCATGTCAGACAGACAAGATCTTTGAGATTCTTCACACCAGCATCAGTCAATCCTCCACCACATATTTCAAGAGATTGAAGGTTCTTGAAGTCTGTTTGCACAGAAACACATAAAAATCTAATACTTCAAAACGAGAAGATTACAAGTTGCAGAAGCAAGTGAACATGTAAAATCAAATTTCCCTTTGAAGCACTGTCAATTTCATCAAACTGAATTATGAATGGAACAGGAGCAAACTTGACAAATGTTCTCTTCCTACCTTCGGGGTTTCTAAATAGGGTTgagtttttcacttttttgttAAGAATAAGGTTTCCTATGCTCAAGACCTCAGTGAATGGAAAGAGACCACAGAAACAGTACATTCATAGACAAAGGAATGAGAACTTGTTCTATAATTAAAATGAATCATAACACAATTCTTATAACATACGTTTTAAAGAGTTTGCTCCAGAGTCTGAAATCCGAGCGCCAAAGAGATCCAGATGCGTCAATTTTGTAAGACCTGCAGCAGTATAAGAGCATGAAATACTGGAACAAAAGGTCTGTATCAAAAATACGGGAAGCAAAAAGAGCTATAACAAGATTCAAAATGTTGGAATTTTGATGCCAAATATGTATAAAGTTTGCTCTTTAGAAGAATATGATCAATTTGACTGAACTAGTTGCTTAAATCTAAAGTATGGCTTTGTCAACAAATGACAAAGCTATAAGCTCAAGGGCTTAAAATCCTAAGCATAAGCTACATGACATGAAATACCGAGTGCTCACATGAAATGAAATTATAAAAGCTAGAAATCTACCCTTCTAAACCTAAATGTACTGGGCAATCGCATGCAAGGGGAATAATCTCCAGATCAGCACAAACACACAAACATGCTAGAAATCTGTGCTTTGCAGCCAACACAGATCAGCACAAACACACAAACATGTTTGTTCAACTAAACAAACTAGTAGCCTTGCAAACTCTTGCATCCAAAGGAGCTGCAGAATAAAGTACATCAATATCCATACCTGTAATAGCTGCAAGTCCAGCATCAGTAATTTGGCGAGCATCCAGATTAAGTGATTTGAGAGATGTCAGTCCAGATAACTTTTTCAGACTACCGTCAGTTACCAGGGTGAATGACAAGTTTAAGTTCTCCAGATTCTTTAACCCTGGAAGTCGCAACAACCACACAATCAGGTGAATCAACTAATGCTTGAAAGCAATGCATCTGGGAAACAACACGATAATAAGAACAAAATACTATAAGTGGATGAGCTGACAAAAGAATATTTCACTGCTAAAATGTAAACAATCATCGCAAACAAAAAAGTCATGCATATGCTCAATAGAACAGAGAAATGCATGAGCTGTGTGCTAACTGGAAGCCACTATAAATCCAATTaggtctgaagaagaaaaaccTTCAACAGCATATGGCTAATATGACCCATAGAGTTGCATAACAATTAAAACAAGAATACAGCCAACTGCAAGAAGGATGCAATCCTTACCTGAGAGATGACGAATCCCATTGCTTCCAACTTCAGTATCAGATAACTCCAAATTCTTCAAGAGTACAGACCCTGAATACACAAAGAACTAAAATAAGATGGTGGGCACGTTCAATAACAGGGATAACAAGTTGACACCAGGAACTTTTAATGCTTGGTTAAAGTTATACATGGTGCTTGGGGCGAAAGGAGGGCCAACAAAAACAGTTATATCTTTATCTTTTAAAACACACATTTCATTTTAGATAGAAAGCAGGATCGCAATTAAAAACGCACATTCCTAATATAGTAATATGCTAGTGTTAAAACGAAGCACCAATTCTCCATTTCCATTccaatttaaaattttgaaacAAAAACCAGATGTAAACAATATACTGTCATCTCATCATAGTAAACCTGCCAAGCTTGCAAGCCCCTCGTCACCTATCTTACAAGAATCCAGGTTCAAGCTCTCCAATTTTGTCAAACCTGCAAGAAATGATATTACTTGGTCATTTATCTATGCCAACTATAAAAGCATATTAGATGAAATTatctacagagagagagagagagagagagagagagagaccttttAGATGCACCAAACATGCATCTGTGATACTGTTGAATCCCAAGCTCAAAACCTTCAAGTTTGTAAGGCCTGTGAAGCATCATTGGTTTGGCAAAGTCAAAATTAGCAACTAATCCAgccaattgaaaacaataaataaaaggaGCAAATGTGTTGGACAAATTATTAGATCCACTTGGCCCCAATATCCTATAATCTCTCACCAGAAAACTTATCACATCCTTCATCAGATAAACTGCATCTGTTGAGATTTAAGTAAGCCAGGGCAACAAGAGCTGCAACAGAAATAATTCATTATAGAAGATACTTAGAATCCTTCACTTCTTTTTGGTAGAGTAGTCTTAAAGACAACTATCCGTGCTAAAGTCAATCATCAGAAAGCAAACCTGAAATAGATTCCAAACATGCAGAAGTAACATTGCATCCCTCTAAGTTCAACATATTAAGCTTCTGCAAGCCTGACATGCAGAAAAGAAAACTGAGCAACTCAATCTAAGAGACACCAGGATAAAAAGAACATATGAGGGATAAACCCAAAGAATCCCGAAATTTGATAGACTTAAGTAAAGAAAGCTAATCAGTATGATAATGCCAGTCTCTAAGTGCCAGATCCTTTTCTTTATAAAAAGGGATCAACAGCAGTTGCTGCGGCTGGACAAATTGAGCTAAGTTGATAAATTTCAACAATATATATTGTCTCTATAGAATAGGTATTTAGCAGGTAGTGCCACTATCCTACACTTAATTGCATAATATAAGGTTTATGTCTCTCTGTGTGTCCTTACATGGGTCCAACACTCACATACAGATAAAACACAAAAACTAAGGAGAGGTGAACAATTCAAATGTTGAGGCATCAACATGACAAATAGAAAAGATATGGAATACCTTTCAAATAAGAGATTCCAGAATCAGTAATGTTGCAGTTAGATATCTGTAATTCATTGAGGTTTGTAAGCCCTGGGAAATGCAGAAGTGTctagattagttgattgaaaaGTGACATTGGGCAATTACGGATAAAGGGGGGAAAATAGCCAAACAAATTCCAGTCTACAAGGAGAATccttgaaaatgaaaaaaaatccttGCA is a window from the Rosa chinensis cultivar Old Blush chromosome 2, RchiOBHm-V2, whole genome shotgun sequence genome containing:
- the LOC112188422 gene encoding dynein regulatory complex subunit 6, coding for MMGGICSRKRDQPVIEEGGVSRVVSGRYGKSSSSKWLGTSSFRSTVEQSPGVAGICPSLLELCISKICRDIDKYSSLSLLPRDVSQQIFNELVSSQSLTHDSLQAFRDCALEDVCLGEYPSVNDNWMDAICSQGSSLLSVDLSGSEVTDAGLDLLKDCSNLQSLTYNYCDHVSEHGLKHISGLSNLKCLSFKRSSAISAEGMHAFSSLLNLEKLDLERCPEIHGGFVHLKGLMKLKSLNVRCCKCVTDSDLKAISGLTNLNELQISNCNITDSGISYLKGLQKLNMLNLEGCNVTSACLESISALVALAYLNLNRCSLSDEGCDKFSGLTNLKVLSLGFNSITDACLVHLKGLTKLESLNLDSCKIGDEGLASLAGSVLLKNLELSDTEVGSNGIRHLSGLKNLENLNLSFTLVTDGSLKKLSGLTSLKSLNLDARQITDAGLAAITGLTKLTHLDLFGARISDSGANSLKHFKNLQSLEICGGGLTDAGVKNLKDLVCLTWLNLSQNCNLTDKSLEVISGLTALVSLNISNSRITNEGLQYLKPLKNLRSLTLESSKVTASEIRNLQFAALPNLVSFRPE